In Labrys wisconsinensis, the following are encoded in one genomic region:
- a CDS encoding carbohydrate ABC transporter permease, producing the protein MTYERRVAWQLRLILLPSVLLLLAFVIYPALYSVYLSLTNEALTGAAALNPRFVGTRNYVRLFNDAKFWNSLLVTLAFVVGSAIVGQFVLGLVSAMLLRRPLRLKSIFNSIILLPNAVPEVVAGFMWISMLAGGERATLSRIVALFGLEPSDWLQTFPLTMIIIVNTWRGIATAMILLTAGLSAVSEEIYEAARMDGATPRQMFTRITLPLIMPTIFLYMLVSTVSTIAIFGFVYALTRGGPGGATELISIYIYNQSFTAFQLGFGSAVAVVTLAVALVLGILYVRALKVEV; encoded by the coding sequence ATGACCTATGAGAGGCGCGTCGCCTGGCAGTTGCGGCTGATCCTGCTGCCGTCGGTGCTGCTGCTCCTGGCCTTCGTCATCTATCCCGCGCTCTATTCGGTCTATCTCAGCCTCACCAACGAGGCGCTCACCGGCGCCGCCGCGCTCAACCCGCGCTTCGTCGGCACGCGCAACTATGTCCGCCTGTTCAACGACGCGAAGTTCTGGAACTCGCTCCTGGTGACGCTGGCCTTCGTGGTCGGATCGGCGATCGTCGGCCAATTCGTGCTCGGCCTGGTCTCGGCCATGCTGCTGCGCCGGCCGCTCCGGCTCAAATCCATATTCAATTCGATCATCCTGTTGCCGAACGCCGTGCCGGAGGTCGTCGCCGGCTTCATGTGGATCTCGATGCTGGCGGGCGGCGAGCGTGCGACGCTCAGCCGGATCGTCGCCCTCTTCGGCCTGGAGCCGAGCGACTGGCTGCAGACCTTCCCGCTGACCATGATCATCATCGTCAACACCTGGCGCGGCATCGCCACGGCGATGATCCTGCTCACCGCCGGGCTGAGCGCCGTCTCCGAGGAGATCTACGAGGCCGCGCGCATGGACGGCGCCACGCCGCGGCAGATGTTCACGCGCATCACCCTGCCGCTGATCATGCCGACCATCTTCCTCTACATGCTGGTGTCGACGGTCTCGACGATCGCCATCTTCGGCTTCGTCTATGCCCTCACCCGGGGCGGGCCGGGCGGCGCCACCGAGCTGATCAGCATCTACATCTACAACCAGTCCTTCACCGCCTTCCAGCTCGGCTTCGGCTCCGCCGTCGCGGTGGTGACGCTCGCCGTCGCGCTGGTGCTCGGCATCCTCTATGTCCGCGCCCTCAAGGTGGAGGTCTGA
- a CDS encoding carbohydrate ABC transporter permease yields the protein MAGAYQPLGRDARRGDLLAYAGLSLISIYCAIPFFWVLLASFDGNASQFLRWPREWTFGNYVKIFAQEDGTRWVLNSLFVVGSATLIVMVLAGLGGYALSRSRAWWKRPFLYTILLVRVLPATALVVPLYKVLLTANNGLGAVVRTVFGNEAARPIMRHIGFIDGYLGLILVLATMQLPLALWIMKTFFDTVPRDYEEAALMDGATLVQRIRRVLVPLALPGLAAAGLFAFISAWGDFLLPLILLSSPDLQTLPLGLFRAFLRVNTIDYGFLAALAFVYMLPAVIAFGFARRFLVQTFSGGVKG from the coding sequence ATGGCGGGGGCCTATCAGCCGCTTGGCCGGGACGCGCGGCGCGGCGATCTCCTCGCCTATGCCGGCCTGTCGCTGATCTCGATCTACTGCGCCATCCCCTTCTTCTGGGTGCTGCTCGCCTCCTTCGACGGCAACGCCTCGCAATTCCTGCGCTGGCCGCGCGAATGGACTTTCGGCAATTACGTCAAGATCTTCGCCCAGGAGGACGGGACGCGCTGGGTCCTGAACTCGCTCTTCGTCGTCGGCAGCGCCACGCTGATCGTCATGGTGCTGGCCGGGCTCGGCGGCTATGCCCTGTCGCGCAGCCGGGCCTGGTGGAAGCGGCCTTTCCTCTACACCATCCTGCTGGTGCGCGTCCTGCCGGCGACCGCGCTGGTGGTGCCGCTCTACAAGGTGCTGCTGACCGCCAACAACGGCCTCGGCGCCGTGGTGCGCACCGTGTTCGGCAACGAGGCCGCGCGGCCGATCATGCGCCATATCGGCTTCATCGACGGCTATCTCGGCCTGATCCTGGTGCTGGCGACGATGCAATTGCCGCTGGCGCTGTGGATCATGAAGACCTTCTTCGACACGGTGCCGCGCGACTACGAGGAGGCGGCGCTGATGGACGGCGCCACGCTGGTGCAGCGCATCCGGCGCGTGCTGGTGCCGCTCGCCCTGCCCGGCCTCGCCGCCGCCGGCCTGTTCGCCTTCATCTCGGCCTGGGGCGACTTCCTGCTGCCGCTGATCCTGCTCTCCTCGCCCGACCTGCAGACGCTGCCGCTCGGCCTGTTCCGGGCCTTCCTGCGCGTCAACACCATCGACTACGGCTTCCTGGCGGCGCTCGCCTTCGTCTACATGCTGCCGGCCGTGATCGCCTTCGGCTTCGCCCGCCGCTTCCTGGTCCAGACGTTCTCGGGCGGGGTCAAGGGCTGA
- a CDS encoding ABC transporter ATP-binding protein — protein sequence MIELRTVRKFYGALEVIKGVDIRVEDGEFAVFVGPSGCGKSTLLRMIAGLESIDSGDFLLDGKRMNDIAPDKRGIAMVFQSYALYPHMTVAENIGFSLDLKKVPKPEIRRQVEAVAGTLQLTDYLDRRPAALSGGQRQRVAIGRAIIKKPSLILFDEPLSNLDAALRVQMRAELQRLHRDFKATVVYVTHDQVEAMTMADRIVVLNRGTVAQEAPPIALYHQPDNAFVATFIGSPRMNLIGVTLARPGNGSVRLEAAGGWAIELPDPGPSLPAGPARLGVRPEHLKLANGAGRDFEAEVAVVERLGVETYLSVGPLADPIVARVEGDVAIRPGDRIGLTIDRTACHLFGADGKAVRRA from the coding sequence GTGATCGAGCTCAGGACCGTGCGCAAGTTCTACGGCGCGCTCGAAGTGATCAAGGGCGTCGACATCCGCGTCGAGGATGGCGAGTTCGCCGTGTTCGTCGGCCCGAGCGGCTGCGGGAAGTCGACGCTGCTGCGCATGATCGCCGGCCTGGAGAGCATCGACAGCGGCGACTTCCTGCTCGACGGCAAGCGCATGAACGACATCGCGCCCGACAAGCGCGGCATCGCCATGGTGTTCCAGTCCTATGCGCTCTATCCGCACATGACGGTGGCGGAGAATATCGGCTTCTCGCTCGACCTGAAGAAGGTGCCGAAGCCCGAGATCCGCCGCCAGGTCGAGGCGGTCGCCGGGACGCTGCAGCTGACCGACTATCTCGACCGCCGGCCGGCGGCGCTCTCCGGCGGCCAGCGCCAGCGCGTCGCCATCGGCCGCGCCATCATCAAGAAGCCGTCCCTGATCCTGTTCGACGAGCCGCTCTCCAATCTCGACGCGGCCCTGCGCGTGCAGATGCGGGCAGAGCTGCAGCGCCTGCACCGCGACTTCAAGGCGACGGTCGTCTACGTCACCCATGACCAGGTCGAGGCGATGACCATGGCCGACCGCATCGTCGTGCTCAACCGCGGCACGGTCGCCCAGGAGGCGCCGCCGATCGCGCTCTACCACCAGCCGGACAATGCCTTCGTCGCCACCTTCATCGGCTCGCCGCGCATGAACCTCATCGGCGTGACGCTGGCCCGCCCCGGCAACGGCTCGGTGCGGCTCGAGGCCGCCGGCGGCTGGGCGATCGAGCTGCCCGACCCCGGGCCGTCGCTGCCTGCAGGCCCGGCCCGGCTCGGCGTCCGGCCCGAGCACCTGAAGCTCGCCAACGGCGCCGGCCGCGATTTCGAGGCCGAGGTCGCCGTCGTCGAGCGGCTCGGCGTCGAGACCTACCTGTCGGTCGGCCCGCTCGCCGACCCGATCGTCGCCCGGGTCGAAGGCGACGTCGCCATCCGCCCGGGCGACCGCATCGGCCTGACCATCGACCGCACCGCCTGCCACCTGTTCGGCGCCGACGGCAAGGCCGTCCGCCGCGCCTGA
- a CDS encoding ThuA domain-containing protein → MTIKVTIWNEGRHEQLHPPVRAIYPDRIDGAIAAGIAHPDFLIRRGTLDDADEGLPVALLEDTDVLLWWGHMAHDEVSDGLIDRVQQRVLKGMGLVVLHSGHHSKLFRRLMGTNANLSWRELPEGDLERVWVVNPSHPIAEGLPPFFEIEASEMYGEPFDIPQPDELLFMSWYSGGEVFRSGCTFQRGRGRIFYFSPGHETFPIYHNPLVHRVIANGIRWAEQAHRDGRILANWHRAEPIHARPVG, encoded by the coding sequence ATGACGATCAAGGTCACGATCTGGAACGAAGGCCGCCACGAGCAGCTGCATCCCCCGGTGCGGGCGATCTATCCCGACCGGATCGACGGCGCGATCGCGGCGGGCATCGCGCATCCGGATTTCCTGATCCGGCGCGGCACGCTGGACGATGCCGACGAGGGGCTGCCCGTCGCCCTGCTCGAAGACACCGACGTGCTGCTCTGGTGGGGGCACATGGCGCATGACGAGGTGAGCGACGGGCTGATCGACCGGGTGCAGCAGCGCGTGCTGAAGGGCATGGGCCTGGTCGTGCTGCATTCGGGCCATCACTCCAAGCTGTTCCGCCGGCTGATGGGCACCAATGCCAACCTCTCATGGCGCGAGCTGCCGGAGGGCGACCTCGAGCGGGTCTGGGTGGTCAACCCTTCGCACCCGATCGCCGAGGGCCTGCCGCCCTTCTTCGAGATCGAGGCGTCGGAGATGTATGGCGAGCCCTTCGACATCCCCCAGCCGGACGAATTGCTGTTCATGTCCTGGTATTCCGGCGGCGAGGTCTTCCGCAGCGGCTGCACCTTCCAGCGCGGCCGCGGCCGGATCTTCTATTTCAGCCCCGGCCACGAGACTTTCCCGATCTACCACAACCCGCTCGTCCACCGCGTCATCGCCAACGGCATCCGCTGGGCGGAGCAGGCGCATCGCGACGGCCGCATCCTCGCCAACTGGCACCGGGCCGAGCCGATCCACGCGAGGCCGGTGGGCTAG
- a CDS encoding FkbM family methyltransferase — protein MRLVVAGSTGRAILNWDPLLDFVEAKGGAAGTILMDPSAADDVEWPAPSRARWKHIVDPGREDAMKGLVDAVTAEKPEVVLLATVLSDLEVNLHAAMQRIPERPAIVGAQHGFFQYWSRYKELSSFDAFLTYGPFFQAAVEDDPRFVAASLPKIDRIRYRPVTRKHRRVLLAPQTHFHPEISEIVLQLKQQCGLDTIIRPHPAAPYLYDDLSRHDFVDFDRRSDLNEVFARIDGVITTGSTIALEALAAAKPVVVLPFQFGEAYTKAGIVADDLTVDGLLKIFSKFSDRKFLEDIKRFLASTTGSDTHNRSRLAYFRLQDIIKRNKQKNALMPYLTSSKTDDSIEAISESGSIGGLNRASLSIDQLARSHRGAEGVAKVLPVAHRHAVMSDRGPNWEGLHDKWVLFPHPSGPMLWLRLGDSASHGIIRWERDDGMTKFILSKLTPGGTFLDAGANAGWFVLRAAQVYKGLGDGGVIAFEPQTLLHGYLLKSIEANGFGAFVEAHRIALGDEDGSVPVPDGGARRSISSEPTGADNAVPMRRLDDLTVSVKSHVDCMKLNVEGTGPLFVAGAQNFIRRHKPTIVSEVNTRKLWEASKSEWEDYINTIESMGYRTYRLRPDATLLPLDRLGLDGSGGSVDVVFEPVGQS, from the coding sequence ATGCGTCTTGTTGTGGCTGGATCGACGGGCCGTGCAATATTGAACTGGGATCCGTTGCTCGATTTCGTCGAGGCGAAGGGTGGCGCGGCCGGTACCATTCTGATGGATCCGAGCGCCGCTGACGATGTCGAGTGGCCTGCCCCGTCACGCGCGCGCTGGAAACATATCGTTGATCCCGGGCGTGAAGATGCAATGAAGGGATTGGTCGACGCAGTCACCGCGGAGAAGCCCGAAGTCGTTCTGCTCGCGACCGTGTTGTCGGACCTGGAGGTGAATCTTCATGCGGCGATGCAGCGTATCCCGGAACGACCGGCCATCGTTGGCGCACAGCACGGATTTTTCCAATACTGGAGCCGGTACAAAGAGTTGTCGAGCTTCGACGCGTTCCTGACATATGGGCCGTTCTTCCAGGCCGCCGTCGAGGACGACCCACGCTTTGTTGCTGCCTCGCTGCCGAAAATCGACCGTATCCGATACAGGCCGGTGACACGGAAGCATCGGCGCGTGCTCTTGGCGCCTCAGACGCATTTTCACCCCGAGATCTCCGAGATCGTCCTGCAGCTGAAGCAACAATGTGGCTTAGATACCATCATTCGTCCACATCCTGCCGCACCGTATCTCTACGATGACCTTTCACGTCATGACTTTGTTGATTTTGACAGGCGAAGCGATCTCAACGAGGTCTTCGCGCGAATTGACGGCGTGATCACCACTGGAAGCACGATCGCGCTCGAGGCCTTGGCTGCTGCGAAACCTGTCGTCGTGCTTCCGTTCCAATTCGGAGAGGCTTACACCAAGGCCGGCATTGTCGCGGACGACCTCACCGTTGATGGCTTGCTCAAGATCTTCTCGAAGTTTTCGGATCGCAAGTTCCTGGAAGATATCAAGAGATTTCTGGCTTCGACCACAGGGTCCGATACTCACAATCGCAGCAGGCTCGCTTACTTCAGATTGCAAGATATAATCAAGAGAAATAAGCAAAAAAACGCACTGATGCCTTATCTGACATCAAGTAAGACTGACGATTCGATCGAGGCTATATCCGAGTCTGGCTCGATCGGAGGGTTGAATCGGGCCTCCCTTTCGATCGATCAACTTGCAAGATCGCATCGTGGCGCCGAAGGCGTGGCCAAGGTGCTGCCGGTCGCGCATCGTCATGCGGTCATGAGCGACAGAGGCCCGAATTGGGAGGGCCTTCATGACAAATGGGTGCTGTTCCCGCACCCGTCCGGGCCCATGCTCTGGTTGCGACTCGGAGATTCCGCATCACACGGAATCATTCGATGGGAGAGAGATGACGGCATGACCAAGTTCATCCTCTCCAAGTTGACGCCGGGCGGAACGTTCCTCGACGCCGGCGCGAATGCCGGATGGTTCGTTCTCAGGGCAGCCCAGGTGTATAAGGGGCTCGGCGACGGGGGCGTCATCGCGTTCGAGCCCCAGACGCTGCTCCACGGCTACCTCTTGAAATCGATAGAGGCGAACGGTTTCGGCGCTTTCGTTGAAGCTCATCGGATCGCCCTCGGCGACGAAGACGGCTCGGTGCCGGTGCCCGATGGAGGCGCGCGACGCTCCATTTCGTCCGAGCCGACGGGCGCGGACAATGCCGTGCCCATGCGCCGCCTGGACGATCTGACGGTATCGGTCAAAAGCCACGTCGACTGCATGAAGCTGAACGTCGAAGGCACCGGACCTTTGTTCGTTGCCGGAGCGCAGAATTTCATTCGACGGCATAAGCCGACGATCGTATCCGAAGTGAACACGAGAAAACTCTGGGAAGCCTCCAAGTCGGAGTGGGAAGATTACATAAATACAATCGAAAGCATGGGCTATAGAACCTATAGGCTCAGGCCGGATGCCACGCTTCTGCCGCTTGACCGCCTCGGCCTGGACGGATCGGGAGGAAGCGTCGACGTGGTCTTCGAACCTGTGGGCCAGTCGTAA